A window of the Arachis duranensis cultivar V14167 chromosome 5, aradu.V14167.gnm2.J7QH, whole genome shotgun sequence genome harbors these coding sequences:
- the LOC107487158 gene encoding uncharacterized protein LOC107487158 — protein MAAPTKQDEQEALRLKSLADSNFASSTDLNAAFNYAKRAHRLAPNLPGVTETLAALTVLRAAASKNSPFPDWYAVLGVEPFAPASVLRKRYKQLALLLHPDKSPYVASDEAFKLVAEAFRLLSDRAWKRDYDVKLRLRILDEKEKENVGEEDRDTFWTACSTCRLLHQFERKYLGHNLVCPSCRKSFKAVEVGSDDDGSEEEEEEKEEEEEEEAERARKGSVGKLKSKEVVDDDERLGDFVSRRKAKSVKGKMGVEKDGGLRRSQGLKGGSEGGKVRNEDSESKGEGVAGSLRSGDLRTRTKGKVGIEKGGGLMKSRCLTGGVESNEVGNKVLESEREGIGGSLRIGDLRKRKRGEVLDTSKPKRVKTGEEMMTLAEFQSEVKRTARQKMKLKLKENGEDHETERRSERRERLGELKNNKDLEAGECRSMKKSVKPLVKGMKEDSLKKKEVRPEKHGDSGGRDLETFTVVDSDFYDFDKDRTHRSFRKGQMWAVYDDIDGMPRHYALIDEVFSANPFQVSISWFDLQNNGVEKIISCEKMGFHMPCGRFKITQKASINSVNVFSHVVDCDRAAREVYQVYPKKGSVWALYGKATLDADEQNFAAKGKRCYDIVVFLTSYSEISGLSMAYLEKVDGYKTVFKRQERGSHAIRFLGKDDLWLISHQIPARKLSCNDTPELLKDCWELDPASLPSDLLTIGGIDN, from the exons ATGGCGGCACCCACAAAACAAGACGAGCAAGAAGCTCTACGCCTCAAGTCCCTGGCGGACTCCAACTTCGCTTCCTCCACAGACCTCAACGCCGCCTTCAACTACGCCAAGCGCGCCCACCGCCTCGCCCCAAATCTTCCCGGCGTCACCGAGACCCTCGCCGCCCTCACCGTTCTCCGCGCCGCCGCCTCTAAGAACTCCCCTTTCCCTGACTGGTACGCCGTCCTCGGTGTTGAGCCCTTCGCCCCCGCCTCCGTCCTCCGCAAGCGCTACAAACAGCTGGCGCTCCTACTCCACCCCGACAAGAGCCCCTACGTGGCATCTGATGAGGCATTCAAGCTCGTCGCCGAGGCCTTCCGATTGCTCTCCGACAGGGCATGGAAGAGGGACTACGATGTCAAGCTCAG GTTGAGGATTCTGgatgagaaggagaaggagaatgTTGGTGAAGAGGACAGGGATACATTTTGGACTGCATGCTCCACTTGCAGGCTCTTGCACCAGTTTGAGAGGAAGTACCTGGGACATAATCTGGTATGCCCCTCTTGCAGGAAGAGTTTTAAGGCTGTGGAGGTGGGTAGTGACGATGATGGGtctgaagaagaggaggaggagaaggaggaggaggaggaagaagaggcagagaGAGCTAGGAAGGGTAGCGTtgggaaattgaaatcaaaaGAGGTGGTGGATGATGATGAGAGATTGGGGGATTTTGTGTCGAGGAGAAAAGCCAAGAGTGTGAAAGGGAAAATGGGCGTTGAAAAAGATGGAGGCTTGAGGAGGAGCCAGGGTTTGAAGGGTGGAAGTGAGGGTGGTAAAGTGAGAAATGAGGATTCTGAGAGCAAAGGAGAGGGTGTTGCGGGAAGCTTGAGAAGTGGGGATTTGAGAACGCGGACTAAAGGGAAAGTAGGTATTGAAAAAGGTGGAGGCTTGATGAAGAGCAGGTGTTTGACGGGTGGAGTTGAGAGTAACGAAGTGGGAAATAAGGTCTTGGAGAGTGAAAGAGAGGGTATTGGAGGAAGCTTGAGAATTGGGGATTTGAGAAAGAGGAAGCGTGGGGAGGTGTTGGACACTTCAAAACCCAAGAGGGTCAAAACTGGGGAGGAAATGATGACATTGGCTGAGTTTCAGTCTGAAGTAAAGCGAACAGCTCGGCAGAAGATGAAGttgaaactaaaagaaaatggaGAAGATCATGAAACAGAGAGGAGGAGCGAGCGGCGGGAAAGACTTGGTGAGTTGAAAAATAACAAGGATTTAGAGGCTGGGGAATGTAGGAGTATGAAGAAGAGTGTGAAGCCATTAGTCAAGGGGATGAAAGAGGACTCTCTGAAGAAAAAGGAAGTGAGACCTGAGAAGCACGGTGATTCTGGTGGAAGGGACTTGGAGACTTTCACAGTGGTGGATTcggatttttatgattttgacaAAGATAGAACTCATAGAAGCTTTAGGAAAGGTCAAATGTGGGCTGTATATGATGATATTGATGGAATGCCAAGGCATTATGCCTTGATTGATGAAGTTTTTTCAGCAAACCCTTTTCAAGTGAGTATAAGTTGGTTTGATCTACAAAACAATGGGGTTGAAAAGATTATTAGTTGTGAGAAAATGGGGTTTCACATGCCTTGTGGAAGATTTAAAATTACCCAGAAGGCTTCCATAAATTCAGTAAATGTATTTTCTCATGTTGTGGACTGTGATCGAGCAGCACGCGAGGTCTACCAAGTTTATCCAAAGAAGGGCTCAGTATGGGCACTTTATGGTAAGGCAACTCTTGATGCAGATGAACAAAATTTTGCAGCCAAGGGTAAGAGATGCTATGACATTGTTGTATTCTTAACAAGTTACAGTGAAATCTCTGGTCTGAGCATGGCATATCTTGAGAAGGTTGATGGTTACAAGACTGTATTTAAGAGACAAGAGAGGGGAAGTCATGCTATTAGATTTCTTGGAAAGGATGACCTGTGGTTAATTTCTCATCAGATTCCTGCTCGAAAATTATCTTGTAACGATACTCCTGAACTTTTGAAAGATTGTTGGGAACTTGATCCTGCTTCACTTCCCTCGGATTTACTTACTATAGGTGGCATAGATAATTGA
- the LOC107487159 gene encoding probable xyloglucan endotransglucosylase/hydrolase protein 30, with product MDHNTLRRFGEIIPKTHRNHNFLFSLFLFVFFFFSSHAAFDLATIPFNDGYSPLFGDSNVVRSDDGNGVNLLLDRFTGSGFISSSMYKYGFFSANIKLPSNYTAGICVAFYTSNGDVFEKTHDELDFEFLGNLAGKPWRFQTNLYGNGSTHRGREERYRLWFDPTKEYHRYSILWTAKNVVFYIDEVPIREVLRSAEMGADYPSKPMSLYATIWDASNWATSGGKYKVNYKYAPFVAEFKDLVLKGCSVDPIEESTVAGRSICSDQHADLEAQDYAAVTPRRRLAMRRFRQRYMYYSYCYDTLRYPNPLPECDIIPSEKQRFKETGRLKFGGSHRRQSRRKARTTTPVDDADQGDM from the exons ATGGATCATAATACTTTACGTCGTTTTGGGGAAATAATACCCAAAACTCATCGTAATcataattttctcttttcactctttctcttcgtcttcttcttcttctcatcacACGCAGCTTTTGACCTAGCTACCATCCCCTTCAACGATGGCTATTCTCCTCTCTTCGGAGATAGCAACGTCGTTCGCTCCGATGACGGCAACGGCGTTAACCTCCTCCTCGATCGCTTCACCG GTTCTGGCTTCATATCATCGAGTATGTACAAATATGGATTCTTCAGCGCTAACATCAAGTTGCCTTCAAATTATACAGCTGGAATTTGCGTCGCTTTTTAT ACATCAAATGGTGATGTGTTCGAGAAGACACACGATGAGTTGGACTTTGAATTCCTTGGTAACTTAGCGGGAAAACCGTGGCGGTTTCAGACCAACTTGTACGGCAACGGAAGCACACACCGTGGCCGTGAGGAGAGGTATCGCCTGTGGTTTGATCCTACAAAGGAATACCATAGATACAGCATCCTTTGGACTGCCAAGAATGTTGT ATTTTACATTGATGAAGTTCCAATTAGAGAGGTGCTAAGAAGTGCTGAAATGGGAGCTGATTACCCATCTAAACCAATGTCATTATATGCAACAATTTGGGATGCATCAAATTGGGCCACTTCAGGTGGAAAGTACAAAGTGAACTATAAATATGCACCTTTTGTAGCCGAATTTAAAGACCTAGTCCTCAAGGGTTGCTCCGTTGACCCTATTGAAGAGTCCACCGTGGCCGGCCGAAGCATTTGCTCCGACCAACACGCCGATCTTGAGGCACAAGACTATGCTGCCGTGACCCCAAGGCGCCGCCTAGCGATGCGCCGGTTCCGGCAGCGTTACATGTACTATTCTTATTGTTATGACACATTAAGGTACCCTAATCCATTACCTGAATGTGATATTATACCATCGGAGAAACAAAGATTTAAGGAGACTGGAAGGTTGAAATTCGGCGGCAGCCACCGCCGGCAGTCTCGGCGGAAGGCCCGGACTACAACTCCGGTGGATGATGCCGATCAAGGTGATATGTGA